A single window of Bacilli bacterium DNA harbors:
- a CDS encoding response regulator, which yields MTKVLVVDDATFMRMALKQILLESGFEIVGEAANGQEAVEMYRSLRPDIVTMDITMPDMDGIQALKEIKEIDPSAKIVICSAMGQQGMIIDAIQSGAKDFIVKPFQKDRVIQALKKALD from the coding sequence ATGACAAAAGTACTGGTCGTGGATGATGCGACGTTTATGCGGATGGCGTTAAAGCAGATTTTGCTGGAAAGCGGGTTTGAAATCGTAGGAGAAGCGGCAAACGGGCAGGAAGCCGTTGAAATGTATAGATCGCTTCGTCCGGACATTGTCACCATGGACATTACGATGCCGGATATGGATGGAATTCAGGCGCTAAAAGAGATCAAGGAGATCGATCCAAGCGCGAAAATTGTCATTTGCTCGGCAATGGGGCAGCAGGGGATGATCATTGACGCGATTCAATCGGGAGCCAAAGACTTTATCGTCAAGCCGTTTCAAAAAGACCGCGTTATCCAGGCGCTAAAAAAAGCGCTCGACTGA
- a CDS encoding OsmC family protein yields the protein MADLRFEARLEWSGLGKDGEGKATLNGETLVVSAPASMGGKGVGASPEDLLIGAVSSCYSGTLLGVLKRTGLAASSVQVRAEGIITDYPMRAKFSRLIVHPTITGGEPARQSEYEQAATTAREKCFIGKTIAGNISYEVGEVRVLPD from the coding sequence ATGGCGGATTTGCGGTTTGAGGCCCGGTTGGAATGGAGCGGCCTCGGCAAAGACGGGGAAGGTAAAGCAACGTTGAACGGCGAAACGCTTGTTGTTTCAGCGCCGGCCAGCATGGGCGGAAAAGGTGTTGGCGCAAGCCCCGAAGATTTGCTGATCGGCGCGGTTAGTTCTTGCTACAGCGGCACACTGTTGGGTGTGCTGAAAAGAACCGGGCTTGCGGCGTCCAGCGTGCAGGTTCGGGCGGAGGGAATCATCACCGATTACCCGATGCGCGCCAAATTCAGCCGGTTGATCGTTCACCCCACGATAACGGGCGGCGAGCCGGCAAGGCAAAGCGAATATGAACAGGCCGCGACGACTGCGCGGGAAAAGTGCTTTATCGGCAAAACGATCGCCGGCAACATTTCTTATGAAGTCGGCGAGGTTCGCGTCCTACCAGATTAA
- a CDS encoding carboxymuconolactone decarboxylase family protein, with protein MEPRMEMGKVEPAAYEAMLGLEKYVQSTGLSKTLMELIKIRASQINGCAFCIDMHTKDARKAGETEQRIYALNAWRETPFFTPEERAVLALTEAVTLVASTHVPDDVYEEAKQALGEKKLAQVIMAIIVINGWNRLAITTRTVPGTYEPK; from the coding sequence ATGGAACCAAGAATGGAAATGGGCAAAGTTGAACCTGCCGCCTATGAGGCAATGCTTGGTCTGGAGAAATACGTGCAAAGCACCGGATTAAGCAAGACTTTGATGGAACTGATCAAAATTCGCGCCTCGCAGATTAACGGCTGCGCATTTTGCATTGATATGCACACCAAGGATGCGCGCAAGGCGGGGGAAACGGAACAGCGCATTTACGCTTTGAACGCATGGCGGGAGACTCCTTTTTTCACTCCGGAAGAACGGGCCGTCCTGGCTTTGACCGAAGCGGTAACGCTCGTTGCGTCCACGCATGTGCCTGACGATGTTTATGAGGAAGCAAAACAAGCGCTTGGCGAAAAGAAATTGGCGCAAGTCATCATGGCGATTATCGTGATCAACGGATGGAATCGGCTGGCGATTACGACAAGAACCGTTCCCGGAACATATGAGCCGAAATAA
- a CDS encoding chloride channel protein — translation MSRLKVSSNYVEPLVMFATLLRWFLLASATGIIAGLGTSLFLRALFASIEQTEKAPLWIHIILLPVGGLLNGLIIYYGYGKGKLRGKDSVIAAVHERGGTMPVKTGWIKPLAAIITLASGGSAGKEGPCAHIGGSLAAWFAKAIRLNAEMRKRMITCGISAGFASVFGTPIAGTIYGIEVLTMGQLRYDLLFPAFVSGVASFEISRWMGIPYFYYPFHGSTAGFDGLIIRIFVLGTLCGLVSWMFIELNERFRLLFGWMQRKWRLWQPSVPLFGGLILSVLILFLPADYLGLSLPLMDRALNGEHIAFFAFFWKIVFVAITLGSGFYGGIVTPQFVIGAAAGNVFAHLLHINPVLGAAIGMVAVVAASSNTPIAAIAMGFELFGSSIGLYMLAACIPAYIMVGHRSVYPDQLVTFPKSLWMQLQAGVPLKNEHIHISYGVLKRIKRWQKHHVHRGAQPPGKRY, via the coding sequence TTGTCACGCTTGAAGGTTTCGTCAAACTACGTCGAACCGCTCGTCATGTTTGCCACTTTGCTGCGCTGGTTTTTGCTGGCTTCCGCTACCGGAATCATCGCCGGGTTGGGGACCAGCCTGTTTTTACGGGCGTTATTCGCATCGATCGAGCAAACGGAAAAAGCTCCGTTGTGGATTCATATCATCTTACTCCCTGTCGGGGGATTGTTGAACGGCCTGATCATTTATTACGGCTACGGCAAAGGGAAATTGCGCGGAAAAGATTCCGTCATTGCCGCCGTGCATGAACGGGGCGGGACAATGCCGGTTAAAACAGGATGGATCAAGCCGTTAGCCGCCATCATTACCTTGGCGTCGGGCGGTTCGGCGGGCAAGGAAGGTCCCTGCGCCCACATCGGCGGTTCGCTGGCGGCGTGGTTCGCCAAGGCAATCCGCCTGAATGCGGAAATGCGCAAGCGCATGATCACTTGCGGCATCAGCGCCGGGTTTGCCAGCGTATTCGGCACGCCGATTGCCGGAACCATATACGGCATTGAAGTGTTGACCATGGGACAGCTTCGCTATGATTTGCTTTTCCCCGCATTTGTGTCGGGCGTCGCCTCATTCGAGATAAGCCGCTGGATGGGCATTCCTTATTTTTATTATCCGTTCCATGGCTCAACCGCCGGCTTCGACGGCCTTATCATCCGCATTTTTGTGCTGGGCACATTGTGCGGACTTGTCTCCTGGATGTTTATCGAACTGAATGAACGGTTTCGCCTGCTGTTCGGGTGGATGCAACGAAAATGGCGACTCTGGCAACCTTCCGTTCCGCTTTTTGGCGGGTTGATTCTTTCCGTACTGATCCTGTTTTTGCCGGCTGATTATTTGGGGCTTAGTTTGCCATTGATGGACCGGGCGCTCAACGGTGAGCACATTGCGTTTTTCGCGTTTTTCTGGAAAATCGTTTTTGTCGCTATCACCTTGGGCTCCGGATTTTATGGCGGCATTGTCACCCCCCAATTTGTAATCGGCGCGGCCGCCGGGAATGTGTTTGCGCATCTTTTGCATATCAATCCGGTGCTGGGCGCCGCGATCGGGATGGTCGCGGTAGTCGCGGCATCATCCAATACGCCGATTGCCGCAATCGCCATGGGCTTTGAACTGTTTGGCAGTTCGATCGGGCTATATATGCTGGCCGCATGCATTCCCGCGTATATTATGGTTGGCCATCGCAGCGTGTATCCGGACCAACTCGTAACTTTTCCGAAGTCGCTCTGGATGCAACTGCAAGCCGGCGTTCCGCTCAAAAACGAACATATCCATATTTCATACGGAGTACTGAAACGGATCAAGCGATGGCAGAAACATCATGTTCACCGCGGCGCACAACCGCCCGGCAAGCGCTATTGA
- a CDS encoding hemerythrin domain-containing protein, with protein sequence MSGPALKKWDSHSSIHEAALTEAKELTEILRQYVNSQEQENALKVAYIALEHWETRTLIHAQEEEEGLYQEALRLNPDYALIVQDLTRDHTIMRKLARDIKRMLAKGETTAELVQRFQALILVDELHNEDEERFVTGAFPHNHLPIGDDLSWNCKSG encoded by the coding sequence ATGTCCGGACCGGCGCTTAAAAAGTGGGACAGCCATTCGTCCATCCACGAAGCGGCTTTGACGGAAGCGAAGGAATTAACGGAGATATTGCGGCAATACGTCAACTCGCAAGAGCAAGAAAACGCGTTGAAAGTGGCTTATATCGCGCTCGAACACTGGGAGACGCGGACATTGATCCACGCGCAGGAAGAGGAAGAAGGGTTGTATCAGGAAGCGCTGCGGCTAAATCCCGATTATGCGCTTATCGTGCAAGATTTAACGCGCGATCATACGATCATGCGCAAGCTGGCCAGAGATATAAAACGAATGCTGGCAAAAGGCGAAACAACCGCGGAACTTGTCCAACGTTTTCAAGCTCTGATTCTGGTTGACGAATTACATAATGAAGATGAAGAAAGATTCGTTACCGGCGCCTTTCCACATAACCATTTGCCGATCGGAGATGACCTGTCTTGGAACTGCAAAAGCGGTTAG
- a CDS encoding nitrate reductase subunit alpha, with protein sequence MNKRNKLLQSFKHLQRGVRFNDGWSEENPRPRDWEKLYRGRWQHDKFVRSTHGVNCTGSCSWKIYVKDGIITWETQQTDYPTTGTDFPEYEPRGCPRGASFSWYTYSPVRVKYPYIRGDLIQLWRDERKQGHDPVTAWEHIASDAAKRDSYVKSRGHGGFVRSDWQEACEIIAAATIHTIKTYGPDRIAGFSPIPAMSMVSYAAGTRFLSLIGGTILSFYDWYADLPPASPQVWGDQTDVPESGDWYNSKYLIIWGTNLPQTRTPDAHFMVEARYNGTKVVGVSPDYSEYEKFADMWLPAKPGTDAALAMAMTHVILKEFYVDKETPYFSAYVKQYTDLPCLVTIKEVGGQWKADRFLRANDLFSGVNLGEWKTVVWDSASGNTAIPNGSLGFRWDGGKQWNLDLTAEDGHVIDPKLSMLDIADEIVTLTFPYFAEKKGDTVKRAVPVKHLPGIDGNVLKVTTVFDLLLAHVGVGRDLPGDYPQDYDDMKPYTPAWQEAITGVRKAHAIRVAREFAQNAVMTKGRSMIAMGGGTNHWFHSDQIYRAILNLVLLCGTEGVNGGGWAHYVGQEKVRPLEGWQQVAFAQDWVKPARLQNATSFFYFITEQFRYEFPVQTEKTAWGGQYDNMHPADFNAMAARLGWVPSYPQWTQNSLEVVKEAREKGAQNDQEIVEYVVKQLTEGKLEWAIENPEEPRNFPRVFFNWRSNLLGDSGKGHEYFVKHFVGGVDHVLTDTDQSWQPKDVKVNDQPPVGKADLLVAIDFRMTSSGLFSDIVLPAATWYEKYDLSSTDMHPFIHPFNAAINPPWQAKSDWDAFREISKVFSELAEKALPACDDIVMSPLTHDSPGEVAQSYGEVKDWRKGEVQAIPGKTMPNFVVVHRDYPNLFHQWTTIGPNIKRGYVSKGVKYPGEDVYRDLMKRLGVSTRDGISRGNPDLYTDKQAIEAILVMSGATNGKRAVEGWQSLSEQTGKQLAEIAKPREEEAFTLLDLTAQPRQAISTPVWSGLEKDNRRYAPFTLNTEYKIPWRTLTGRQSFYLDHEIILDFGEGLPIFLPPLVYNPFLKGEKGVENNGKVMSVRYLTPHQKWGIHTMFTDTSNMVTLFRGWQVVWLNEKDAAAIGVKDNDWIEVYNRNGAIAARAVLTYRIPAGIAFMYHAQDRTLGVPGTAINKTRGGTHNSVTRITMKQTHLIGGYAQLSYGFNYYGPTGSQRDTVALIRPLAEVNWLAD encoded by the coding sequence GTGAATAAGCGCAACAAATTGCTGCAATCGTTCAAACATTTGCAACGCGGCGTGCGGTTCAACGATGGTTGGAGCGAGGAAAACCCGCGGCCGCGGGATTGGGAAAAATTGTACCGCGGGCGCTGGCAGCACGACAAATTTGTCCGCTCGACGCATGGCGTCAATTGCACCGGCTCCTGCAGCTGGAAAATTTATGTGAAAGACGGCATCATCACCTGGGAAACGCAGCAGACGGATTATCCGACAACCGGTACCGATTTTCCGGAATACGAACCGCGCGGTTGTCCGCGCGGCGCCAGTTTCTCCTGGTATACATACAGCCCGGTGCGGGTGAAATATCCTTATATTCGCGGCGATCTGATTCAGTTGTGGCGGGACGAACGCAAGCAAGGCCATGATCCGGTCACCGCCTGGGAGCATATTGCAAGCGACGCCGCCAAGCGGGACAGCTATGTCAAGTCGCGCGGCCATGGCGGTTTTGTGCGTTCCGACTGGCAGGAAGCGTGCGAGATCATTGCGGCGGCGACCATCCATACGATCAAAACATACGGGCCGGACCGTATCGCCGGATTCAGCCCGATTCCGGCCATGTCGATGGTGAGCTACGCCGCCGGAACCCGCTTTCTCTCCCTGATCGGCGGCACGATCCTCAGCTTCTACGACTGGTATGCCGATCTGCCTCCCGCGTCGCCGCAAGTATGGGGCGACCAAACGGACGTGCCGGAAAGCGGCGATTGGTACAACAGCAAATATTTGATCATCTGGGGCACCAACTTGCCGCAAACGCGCACGCCGGACGCACACTTCATGGTGGAAGCGCGCTACAACGGAACAAAAGTGGTCGGGGTAAGTCCCGATTATTCCGAATATGAAAAATTCGCCGATATGTGGCTGCCGGCCAAGCCGGGAACCGACGCCGCCTTGGCAATGGCTATGACGCATGTCATTCTGAAAGAATTTTATGTTGACAAAGAAACGCCCTACTTTAGCGCTTATGTCAAACAATATACGGATCTGCCCTGCCTTGTCACGATCAAAGAAGTCGGCGGCCAATGGAAGGCGGATCGCTTTCTGCGGGCAAACGACCTTTTTTCCGGCGTCAACCTGGGAGAATGGAAAACGGTTGTCTGGGACAGCGCGTCCGGGAATACGGCTATTCCCAACGGGAGTCTGGGTTTCCGCTGGGACGGCGGCAAACAATGGAATCTGGACCTGACAGCGGAAGACGGACATGTCATCGACCCAAAACTAAGTATGCTCGACATTGCCGATGAGATCGTAACCCTGACATTCCCCTACTTTGCCGAAAAAAAAGGCGACACAGTCAAACGCGCCGTGCCCGTCAAACATTTGCCAGGCATAGACGGGAACGTCCTGAAAGTGACGACCGTCTTCGACTTGCTGCTCGCGCATGTCGGCGTCGGACGCGATCTTCCCGGCGATTATCCGCAAGATTACGACGATATGAAGCCATACACACCGGCCTGGCAAGAGGCCATCACCGGCGTGCGCAAGGCGCATGCCATTCGCGTCGCGCGGGAATTCGCGCAAAACGCGGTGATGACAAAAGGCCGCTCCATGATCGCCATGGGCGGCGGCACGAACCACTGGTTTCACAGCGACCAAATTTACCGCGCCATCCTGAATCTCGTTTTATTGTGCGGCACGGAAGGCGTGAACGGCGGAGGCTGGGCGCATTACGTCGGGCAGGAAAAGGTGCGGCCGCTTGAAGGCTGGCAGCAGGTCGCGTTCGCGCAAGATTGGGTGAAACCGGCGCGGCTGCAAAACGCCACTTCCTTTTTTTACTTCATAACCGAGCAATTCCGCTACGAGTTTCCGGTCCAGACGGAAAAGACCGCCTGGGGCGGACAATATGACAACATGCATCCGGCCGATTTCAATGCGATGGCGGCAAGGCTTGGCTGGGTGCCGTCGTATCCGCAATGGACGCAAAATTCGCTGGAAGTCGTAAAGGAAGCGCGCGAAAAGGGCGCGCAAAACGATCAGGAAATTGTGGAATATGTCGTGAAGCAATTGACGGAAGGCAAGCTGGAATGGGCGATTGAAAATCCGGAGGAACCCCGCAACTTCCCCCGCGTCTTTTTCAATTGGCGATCCAATCTGCTCGGCGACAGCGGAAAAGGCCATGAATATTTCGTCAAACATTTTGTCGGCGGAGTGGATCATGTGCTGACCGACACCGACCAGTCATGGCAGCCGAAAGACGTTAAAGTAAATGACCAGCCGCCGGTCGGCAAAGCGGATTTGCTGGTCGCGATCGATTTTCGGATGACCAGTTCCGGCCTGTTTTCCGACATTGTGCTCCCCGCCGCGACCTGGTACGAAAAATACGATCTAAGCAGCACGGACATGCATCCGTTCATTCATCCGTTCAATGCGGCGATCAACCCGCCGTGGCAAGCAAAAAGCGATTGGGACGCGTTTCGGGAAATCAGCAAGGTATTTTCCGAACTGGCGGAAAAAGCGCTGCCCGCCTGCGACGATATTGTCATGTCGCCGCTTACGCACGATTCGCCGGGCGAAGTCGCGCAAAGTTACGGCGAGGTAAAAGATTGGCGCAAAGGCGAAGTGCAGGCGATACCCGGCAAAACAATGCCGAATTTTGTCGTGGTGCATCGTGATTACCCCAATCTTTTTCACCAATGGACCACGATCGGCCCGAATATCAAACGCGGGTATGTCTCCAAAGGCGTGAAGTATCCGGGTGAAGACGTGTACCGCGATTTGATGAAGCGTTTGGGCGTTTCCACGCGCGATGGAATAAGCCGGGGAAATCCCGATCTGTATACGGACAAGCAGGCGATTGAAGCGATCCTAGTCATGTCCGGCGCCACAAACGGCAAGCGGGCGGTCGAAGGCTGGCAATCGCTTTCCGAACAAACCGGCAAACAGCTTGCGGAGATCGCCAAGCCGCGCGAAGAAGAAGCGTTCACCCTGCTCGATTTGACCGCACAGCCGCGCCAGGCCATTTCGACGCCGGTATGGAGCGGACTGGAAAAGGACAATCGGCGCTACGCCCCGTTTACGTTAAATACGGAGTACAAAATTCCGTGGCGGACGCTCACCGGACGGCAAAGTTTTTACCTGGACCATGAAATTATACTGGACTTCGGGGAAGGGCTGCCGATTTTTTTGCCGCCGCTTGTGTACAATCCGTTTTTAAAGGGAGAAAAGGGCGTGGAAAACAACGGAAAAGTGATGTCGGTCCGCTACCTCACCCCGCACCAGAAGTGGGGAATCCATACGATGTTTACGGACACTTCCAATATGGTCACGTTGTTCCGCGGCTGGCAGGTGGTGTGGCTGAACGAAAAAGACGCGGCGGCAATCGGGGTAAAGGACAACGACTGGATTGAGGTATACAACCGTAACGGCGCCATTGCCGCCAGAGCCGTATTGACATACCGCATACCCGCGGGCATCGCCTTTATGTACCACGCGCAGGACAGGACTTTGGGCGTTCCGGGCACCGCCATCAACAAAACCCGCGGCGGCACGCATAACAGCGTAACGCGCATTACGATGAAACAAACCCACTTAATCGGCGGATATGCGCAATTAAGCTACGGCTTCAACTATTACGGCCCGACAGGAAGCCAGCGCGATACGGTAGCCTTGATCAGGCCGCTTGCGGAGGTGAACTGGCTTGCGGATTAA